Genomic DNA from Perca flavescens isolate YP-PL-M2 chromosome 14, PFLA_1.0, whole genome shotgun sequence:
taaaactactagGCTGAGagttcatggctgcagctgtccctctctggtctttaagagtctaagaggaaggaacaggattttgtggaggtttaaaacaaatggttaacatcattaaacaaaatggttaaaataaaatttgccatcACAAGTCCCTGTTTACACGATGACGCTCGCGGGTGAAAacgaaaaaatattttattttatcggATGTGCCTTTCGTTTATACGGCGACGGCGttttgggggcttaaaaaaaaaaaagttaaaccaCCCTCCaagagtggaaatcttaaaaacgctcCAACATCGCGTTcccgtctaaagggtaaaaacgcaaaagtctgaagacagcggtgtggagagAGACGAGAAAAAGGCGTCCAGGTAGTCTGTTGTTACGGAGTAAGCTACAGAAATTataggctcctgttatctaaaataatttcaatataatggctcaatatttaaatgattttgacAATGTGGATAAGGTTGTTACAGTTCAATGACCATATATAGGCTATTCATTTGAGCCAGAGTAGGCGACAACGTTGCGgatggagaaaaagagagagcgagTGGCAGCGGCCAGAGGATTCTGCTTCAGCTTCCTctgcctctcctctctctcaagCAGCGGCTGAAGGGCTGCCAGGCTCAGGATGACTCGGTTGACTGTGCCGATCATCATCAGACAAACATGCAACTCCACCTTCTCGTCTTTCCAGACAAGCTTTTGTTGTTCGCTTTGACATGTTTTGGTTTCGCACTACTAaggagagaagtagaaggaaggttctacgCAGGCGCGCGGACTTGGTGGTATTGTGTTGCAGTGCCACCTAGCCGCCTGGCGTGCATACTACAtcgaatttcacacacttttgcatcACCATATGCATACgtggaataaaaagtgagaacgcaacgccacttttgcgttttctcttcagatcgtttccgtctaaacatagcctGACTCGGGGACAGGGACAAAGCCTGCCTACACAATAATTCTGTGTGGTACAGTCATTGACCACAGTCAGTTTTGGGTGGACAAAAACAGCTCCGTGTGAATGGATGGCCAAAACAAATGGGGGGAAGATGCGtttttgaaatatatatttgtacTAGTGGACATTGGCCTCAGTCACAGGTTACACATGAGAGTACATCCAAATTATTGATCAAAACactatttttgtatatttgcaAGTTATTATATACACTTAAATCATACAAATGTACTACAAATTGTTTGCTCTGCTAGAGTGCCGGTTACTTCACGAGCCAAGGTTGAGCATAAGAAAAATTGGCAGAAATGttatatttaacaatattttaGTTAATACATATATTTAGATTTGCACTTAACATGGGACTGGATAGCTTAAACTTGAATTACACTGCTTTAGTATTTAATGGAGAGTGTACTGTTGTTTTAACATGCCTGTGATCAATTTTATTCTACCAGAAATTCTGGAAGCTTGTTTTCTATGAGGAGTTTGAGTTATGATATAAACTATTTGTAATCGACACCACACATGaacattttttacataaacACTCCAGACTACTTATTGACAAACCTATTTTTTGCTAGCTGGAGGACAACTGCATAATAAGAGCCCCTTTAACAGACTAATACCTGATACCTTGAAAAAGTTGTAGAGGAATGTATTGTTGCATTGTATTCTGTATTGTGCCaaacagattttttatttttttttcttacctttTGTTACTATTTCCAAGATTTTACCCTGCTGCCAGCTCATGACCTTCCTTCTGGCCAGGACATTCATGTTCACTTTGAGCTCTCCTTGTGGAACGCTAGGAGGGGTCTTGCTATCTTTGTCAGAGGTTTGGCAATGAGCAGTTACGATGCACACAGGGTGTGTTACTGTCAGTGGAAAAGGAACACAATATGTTAATATCAAAACTGATAAACTGTTATGGTGTGTGTTGTTAATTCACAGTCATTTGTAATTGGTCCAATTAGCTGCAACTGTCTCCCAATTTAGGTTACAAAACATGGAACATGTGGTCAAGTTTTCCTATCTCACTTTCTGCTATACTTTGGTAGGAAAATATCAAATCACTCTAAAAATCTGCAGAAAAATTAACCAAAACAGCTAAGGGTTTACACTACTGCTTTGCATCAGCTGACATGTAGATGACCACATGAACTTTGCTAAACTATGCTGACAAAATGACATTCTCTATGACAGGAGTGGTGTTTGTGGCCATTACCCTTGCGGTTTGCTGGcattgttgatgtttttgtgattttgctTTTGGCATCCGTATTGGCACTTGCTTGGACTGTTGATGGTTTTGTGGCGTTGCTCTTAGCATCAGTATTTGTGCTAGCTTGGGGTGTTGATGGTTTTGCTACGTTGCTCTTAGCATCAGTATTTGTGCTAACTTGGGGTGTTGATGGTTTTGCTACGTTGCTCTTAGCATCAGTATTTGTGCTAACTTGGGGTGTTGATGGTTTTGCTACGTTGCTCTTAGCATCAGTATTTGTGCTAACTTGGGGTGTTGATGGTTTTGCTACTTTGCTCTTGGCATCAGTGCTAGCTTGGGGAGTTGTATGACTCCTggtaagtttttctttttttctcctcttgcTTGACCAAGTCTTATTACTTGAGATAGAATAATCAGAATCACGCAATTCAGAAGATGACTCAAGTTCGCATTGCCCATCAGTATCCAAATTGTTAAAGGATTCATCTTCACTGTTGTGGTTCTGGGGCGTTGGAGGACGTAAAGAACTGATCTGAGACATAGAAAGTTTGGTCAAGACCACCACTGGTTCTCTCTTTAGACTGATATagctttttttgccattttctctTTGGAGGTTCCGATTGTCCTGTAGCTTTGGTAACTGAGGAGTAGGGCTGGGGATGGCATTTCCTACAAAGAAAAAAGCTCAGGTCAAACAAACGAATTAAAATAAGCCAGGTTGCGTGTTTGAAAACAACTGAGCAATTAGCAATTGACACAGACCTACCCAGAATACATGTTTTTATTGACCCAATCATTTGCATCTTACCAGAGCCTGTTGTATTGTCGTCTTCATCAgaatctgtgtctctgtattccCACCCCAGCAAAGAGTATTGTTTCCTCACAATCGCTTCACATGCTGACACTGACCTGAAACACATTAACAACAAAGACAACATGAATCAAGGGAAGAATATAGTACAGTAAAACTCTTcactattaaataaataaaattgatttttaTAATACAAAGATATTGTTCTTTAATGCCAAAATTTAATTAGCATGGTCCCAAAACCTGATCAGGAAAGGCAGTTTTTTAAGaatctagggctgggtatcattaaaaaaaaaaaaaaaatgtgatactGGTACAATGCTGTGACTGTGATATTGGTTCCTgaacgatacttttttttttttttttttatgccaattttataaaatccattttaacaaaaagaaaaacagcacaattttttaaatttatttatcatttcctactacgtgagccacGTCTCTGTGCGTAGTAGTTTTTCATGCATGCCTCTATGACTTGTAACATTAGATTACAAattacaaacattattagatattttttaaagattattttttgggcatttttaggcctttattaacAGGACAGTTGAAtaaatgaaagggaagagagagggagaatgacatgcagcaaagggctacaggtcggagttgaacccggcccgctgcgtcgaggagtgtgtgtgtgcgcacacacacctataaagtattgaattcggaaCCCAGCCCTATTATAATGGATTAGTCTATATTCATTTCCGGGATAGTTCAGGTTCCGCtgggaaattccgccagatgtccgtcatcttccgctttctttgtgttggcattttaaactctggtcgacttatgaggactatagttaactgctcttcagatctctgcagggtaaatcgagagtttttttgtggcacgactaaaaacaacctttgaatgacatgttccaccaaaacaagttccttactgagactattttgcagaggaacAGTTGCTCCGTCCGTTTGATGTGGTGTAACTGTTTTTGTTTGGGTCCAGTTGTCTCAGTATTGCTACAATTGTCTTATCATATGTTTTTTCCCTTTCAGTTTGCCATTTCCAGCCATCTGCATTGAGAGCCAGCAATAAACAACATATGTGAAGTGGGTGTCAACAAGGATAACCAAACAGAACAAAATGGCTAATTAAGGTCCTTTTACAAGAGGGGAGGAAAGCATATGGGTAGATATAAAACTCACTCGCAGAGCTTTAGGAAGTGGGCAGCTTgtttctccctcctctccagcAGAGATTGCAGCAGCTTGTATTTCTCTAGCACATCTGAGGAGATCAgcttgttcttctttaccttcCCTCTGATCCACTTTTGGAGCTCTTCTTCGCTCATCTCCATCTCATCCCCCTCCATAATCACTGCAACACACAAGGTTTCAAAACATGTGTTAAATTCAgcgtttcccacacatagaatattgtgtggcggtgcgcctcactatcaacaccggccgccgcacattgcgtttagttatcttttttttttaaaaacacaatttaaaacgttattctgcatttcctttccctgctctcctcagtctctctgtcacttgtgtctcacacacacacacacacacacacacacacacacacacacacacacacacacacacacacacacacacacacacacacacacacacacacacacacacacacacacacacacacacacgtgtttggtgtttttagcccCCCCACGTCacggcaatggttatgtttaaggcAGGTTTAAGGTTTTAGgtgagggttagctgcctgtaaggcgacgttggaggcttaaaacaccatcgagcccgCTGTGCATACGGCGTCTGTCTCCATAAAGGAGAGAAGACTGCTGgcaaaattcacaagttcacgaaaggttggcATCTATCTCATGAACACCTTTACGCAATCACACATTAACAATCACGACCcaactcttagcaaacaagcgattgtgcctgctttagaaagttaactagtcgcaagtttgcggtaaaatgcagttggtttgtcgaggtcaaaacactatatagcagctgtgaaacaaataaacgtattacaaataattttatgtaatttttttactcttacactgaatgtttgctgcttcaatccagatgagtattgaaaagtattttccgcgactgaaaaaggcacgcgttgaggatgaggaccagcctgaaccggaggtattagtctgaaacagagctcaacagtccgacctgcgtaattagttatgttattaatttgtttacaatattttcaggcttcaaccagtgaaagaccgggtcagggagagaaagagatagatttgttTGGCAGTGAAGTAGAaaaggacagcatccaacagcgtgtcctcagttttgatacttgattgttACAAAAATAAGTTAGTTTTGGCATCTACAATGTGGCCCAAGTTTAACAACCTAGCTAATGGCTAATACCATGAGTGATTGGGACGAAAGACAGCAACAGCACAACATGCATAGGCACATTCAAGATTAGCTGCACCTCGCCTGTAACGTGGACGAGTGGAGgcagcagcagccgggggcAGTGACAAAAAGCTACGGTCAAGGTCAGACAGTTTACAGGCTTTTCCATCAGGTTCCAGGCTAAACAAGAAGTCACAGAAATACTCACATGCTGTTAGGTCCGATTCCCATTTATTAAACTGTTACCAGACCCATATAGCAGCTTGCACACAGTCTCcagtagaggtgttgaaattaatcaaataattgatgcatcgaatcgtggacatggacgatgctgcatcaatAATCGGCCaggccataatcgattatttctgtttacaatttaatttcGGCCTAACAACCTTTCTGTTAACATATTcggttatgttttgcacattcaggaagtgccatgtgctcagtactgtatagttttatgtatccaatttatttagtattagagcactgcagaatgttttgtttttgaagcttgaaaagctatgaatgaaatatcctatatggctttaatagaaaaatgtatttgacgcatcgtgatgcatcaagATATTGAATCGAAGACATGAtgatcgtaatcgaatcgggagatcattgaaaattcacacctctagtctccaattgttttaattatgacatagtagctgttaaaatgctctacatgctatctgttgctgatgttaataaacagactgtagatgatccgtaatctgaacggatttagtctctctgacttatAAACGTCACTATCAGCCAAACATGCGTTCTTTACAGAATAAGTCTTGAACTCAGAcaaatagcaattcaaattcctctaattcaaaatcaaaacgtttataaaaaaaaaagatcatcaTGCTGAGTAAATTCTGAacaaatcagctgttagatcagctgagagccaggCGTTTCCGTCATGCCCTGGGCAAGTTGCAGTTGGTGGAAAGCAACTACGCCGCCTGGCTCTCAAAACTGCGGCCACCTTGATCTTGTGAGGTTATAATGActttattcaggacacaaaAAGGAAGGTCCATAGTAcaagttaaaaaacaataattacaacatagcaataaatatacagtgtatacaaataaattaataaaaagtcaaTAACTTTCACTTGAAATATACAAACAAGAGCGCCAATGTCTCCATAGTCTAGATGTATACCTGACAGAGCTAAAAAAACCATTGTGGGCAAAAGCTTGTATAATTCTATTATCAGAGACAGACATTCTACACATGTATCGAAAAATAAGATTCCTTATTAATGCCGAACAGGTAGGCACACCAACATTAACAAACATTTGACTAGCGCTACACCATCTTGGTCGTTTTAAAAGCAGTCTCATGCCATCGTTATACGCTACATTCAGTTTCTGCATATTCTTTTTGCTGTAAGACCGCCACAAGTGGGCAGTATAAAGTGGTGTACAGAATGCTCTGAATAAGACTACCTTAACCTTAGCAGAACACATGCCAAATTTACGTGCAAGCACATTAGCCTGAGCATATATCTTACGGCACTGTCTATTGATATCCTTATCATCCGATAAATCATTTACAATATAATGGCCAAGATATTTAATCTCATTACACACTTTAAGGGCGGTACCAGATAAAAAGAAATCAGGGAATACTAATTTCCTGTCTTCTTTACTTCTAACAATCATGATATTGCTCTTACTTGCATTATATTTGATATCAAAATCTGCACCGTACTGAGAGCAAACCTTCAACAGTTGTTGTAACCCAGCACTATATGGGCAAATGATTAccaaatcatctgcatacataagGTGATTAGTGAGGGTATTGCCTATCATACATCCTGTATTGCAGTTATTTAATTGTTGTGACAAATCATCCATATAGACATTAAAAAGGAAAGGTGATAAAATACCACCCTGTCGAACTCCATTACCAGCAGTAAATGGTTCTGAAACAGAACCCCCCCATTTCACCTGCATAGACTGGTGTGAATACCAGAATACTAAAATTCTTATGATTACTTTAGGAATTCCTGTGTTGCAATTTAAGAAACAATTTATCATGGTTTACACGATCAAATGCCTTAGAGGCAtctataaaaacacataaaagttGTGGAATTCTGGCTATTATAATGATCTAAAATTCCCTTTAAGGCATATATGCACGTCTGTACCGTGATGACGTTTAAAACCAAATTGATTGTCAGTCGTAAGAATATACTGTTCCAACCTGTTAAGAAGAATTTCATCGAGCCACTAACACCCTCAATATTTGAGGGTAAAGACATTTTAGCAGTGTTCATGGCTCTAACctctttccaaaagtcattaTAGCTTGGGTTATGCATCTTACATGCCAAAGAGTCAGACCTCATCGagttctcattttttttttataaatcttaaTGCATATTTAAAATTTGCATTTGCCCTTTTCTTCTCTTCAAATAAAAGGGCCCTGTCTATCTCTACCGGACTCTATCCAGACTTTAAAAGCACACCGAGCTTTGGCATGAAGTTCTGCTACATGCTCGTTCCAACCAGGCTTGATGCTATATGCCATTCACTGAGGTTTATAAAAATCCCTACTGGCAATATTAAGTGTTTCCACAATTGAgtcatataaaacaaaaatctttACTATGTTGTGTATTCTTACAATTAATCACCACATCTTATGGAGTCTTTGGGCAGTGCAATGTTTCCCAGCAACCCATCAGTCCTAACATGATATTTCTGAAAATCTTCCATGGTTCATTTAGTCCAATCTAGTCTTCCTGTATTAATGCTATTAGCCACAGTAGTTAACATTGGCaagtttttaacatttaaagacatagaaaacggtATATGATCGGCAATGGAAAAATCATAATGAATCGTCATAGCATCCAAAGAAGCGTGTGCATCAGTTGTACATACACAATGATCTAACCACAAAGTGGTATGCCATGCCTCACTGATGTAAGTATAACTATTATTAGGCAAAATAACTTTGCTTGACAATATTAAACCAGTGTCtgtacaaaaatgcattaagtgATTAGCAAACAAAGAGTTTGCATCAGAAATGTCAGCATTCATGTCCCCTACAACAAAAATACAGGTTGAGGAA
This window encodes:
- the setdb1a gene encoding histone-lysine N-methyltransferase SETDB1-A, which translates into the protein MEGDEMEMSEEELQKWIRGKVKKNKLISSDVLEKYKLLQSLLERREKQAAHFLKLCESVSACEAIVRKQYSLLGWEYRDTDSDEDDNTTGSGNAIPSPTPQLPKLQDNRNLQRENGKKSYISLKREPVVVLTKLSMSQISSLRPPTPQNHNSEDESFNNLDTDGQCELESSSELRDSDYSISSNKTWSSKRRKKEKLTRSHTTPQASTDAKSKVAKPSTPQVSTNTDAKSNVAKPSTPQVSTNTDAKSNVAKPSTPQVSTNTDAKSNVAKPSTPQASTNTDAKSNATKPSTVQASANTDAKSKITKTSTMPANRKVTHPVCIVTAHCQTSDKDSKTPPSVPQGELKVNMNVLARRKVMSWQQGKILEIVTKEDGRLKYKINFDEKKKTLFSGHHIAFDYMPKVEQLFIGARVVVKSQDKECRFCPGVLAELPSRKNRMRFLVFMDDHTPVYVGLPLLHLVCRPLTDPLDDIPDGNYKNFVKQYLKAWPYPPQTQYRIGQAVNAELNGVVQKCEVQAIDSSLIQVVVETDQRKEWIYRGSTCLEHMSNIKGLLESKKKDEQKKTSTTVNSKSKSTT